TATCATGATCGTAGAGTCTGTCATTCTCAAGCAGACTTCTGGCCTCTGccttttccttcccttcctccattCCCGTATTCAATAAAGGAGGCTCAGTTAATATTCTAGTCTGGACGGGTCATAGTGGACCATTTTAATTTCTTCGGCCTGGTGTCAGAGGACATGCGGGGGAAGTGGGAGATTGTCGGTTTGGTGAGTGAACGGTCCAAGGTCGAGGTGCTTGGGTGGAGATGACTGAAGAGGGCATGAAACTTTCTGTTGTGCCATATCCGGCCGTCTTTCGAGTTACCTACTCAAAAAAGAAATTCAATATTAGTCAGTCAGATAGAGAATTACAAATGTGTGCAAAAAAGGACGTTacttcatcttcttcctcttcttctaccATTTCTTGATTATACTTGTTCTGTCCAGAAGGGATGAACAGTGCAGCCAACGGCGAGAACTTGGATTTTGCTGCAGTAATGGCGGTAGTGGCGGTACTGGCACCCTCTCCGTGACGAATCGCTGCTTCCCTTGATCGCAGAATCGGTGCTACTGTAGGGGTTGTTGATGCCTTGTCCGTTTGATAAACAGCTGTAGTATCTTCAAAAGTGGTCGGAAACGTGAGGAGGTCGTAAAGACGGCTGGGAATCATCGTTCCATTTAGGTCCAGAAGGCCATAAAGGTGAGTGTACTGACGATCCAAAGGTAGGAATGCTGGTCGGTCCATCTTGCCAGTGAGAGTTAGTATGCCACGACACATTATTAGGCGGGATTGAGGGCATTGGACTATGATGACTCAAGAGATCGTAAGTGCCTATAACACGGGCTTGGATTGGAGATGCCAATGACTGCGAAGAGCTCATCCAAGTGTTACTATTCTCGATGGTTGTGTTGATGCTGATGTCGATGTTGACATTGACGTTGACGTTGCTAGGTAGGCGGGTCTGTCTATAGGTACTTGTCCAGTGCCCAGGTGGAGTCGTCACGGAAGAGGGCTGGATCCAGTAGCACTGGATACTGCCAGTTTGCTGTTGAGGAATTGAAATGGATTGTCGGGTTGTTGTTGGAGCCTTTAAACGATGGGACGAGGGTACAGAAGCTAGATTGAATAGGACTTGGCTTTCGGGTTTTTGGGGGAAGAGACACGGCTCATCGTCACTCAGCGCCATATTCACGATCCCTTTTAGGAAGGGATCgtcctcatcctcatcataACGATACAGGTTCGACATGGCTTAACGGAACTGAAGGTGTATCTGTGTGGGGTTTTCGATTTCTTTTAGACAGTCGTTTATTAACATTCTGGGGGGGGAACAAATATATAAACCAGTCCATGAGGATATTGATCGCTTGCTTCTGCTGTGCTGGGTCTTCCAATTATCACGCATCGAATGCTCGAGGGAACGGAGTTATATGCTGCATATTAAAACTCCGATTGACAAAAGGCTTACTTGTCTCTTCAACGGGCCATGTCACGCTCGCCCGTATCGCTTGACTCTTCCTTTAAGCTTCTTTGAAGCCGGACGGCTTCAACTACAGACGTAGGCGCTTTGTTTTTCGATGTCATTAGTTGCAGCTTCTGCGCTCGTCTCCGCCGCGTTGCGTCCAGCACTCATAATATACCAAAAGTTGGAAGAAAGGCGataggaaggaagaaggagcaaCATCAGGTGAAGCTTAAAAAGAtaaagggaaagaaaagaaaataTCAAGTTCAAAATGAAAGCAGCGAGCATAATAATCCTCTGGCGTGAATTATCATGATTGATAAATAAATCAAATAAATCGATAACCGATAACCGGTGAAATGAGGACAACTGCGATGCCCGCGCGAGTACCGACGGTGGAAAGCGTAATTTCGACAAAAGGTAGCTAGATGCGTATGTAGCTCTTAGGCTTTGAATGATGGGCTGCAGGATACAAGGATGAGAAACGTGGGCGTAAGGTGGTTATTGGGAACAAAGGGAGGATAGGGAGGATGGAGCGGGACGTGTATTACGGACAGACAACTGTAAGTCTATGCCTATGAAGCACGGAAACGAAGGACTATCGACGCTGGAACCAAAATGGCTGGAGCAGGACACAGTGGATGTTGGACGCTGGATGTGGAAGCAGTGCCAAAGGATGGTGTGATGTGTGTGATGCGGATGGCTCGCTTCCTCTCGCCCCTCTCAGACCGATCAAGCCGCCCAGAATATTTGCGCCGGACAAAATACAACGGGAGATGCCCACTGGAGGTTAGACAGCGATAAGGAGCAGTAAACAGCAGACAACAAGGGACAGACAACAGACAACAAAGGACAAACAGCAAACAGTTATAGACACGACATACCACAGCACAAACTGTACGTGTACAATAGCAAATGACAACCGATATAGAGCAAAGATGGAAGGTTGCAGGTGAAGCATGGGATATGATAATGGCACCAGGAGAGACTAGGGGAAGGTAGAAAAAAGGGGGTAGCGAGGACGGGTGGATTGAGAATCACGGTGCGCCGTGCGAGGTGATGCGTGATGGGCCCGGGTCGAGGTGCGTGACAGTCACACGTTTCTCTGGATTTTTTCAGAAAACATCTTGTGAGAAGAGAGAGCTGACTTGGAATGCATAGTACCGTAGAGGACCACATGCATACACTGCGAAGAGATGCGCCGAGGATGGGAGGAATGTGAGCGGACGTGTGGCAGGATGGGGGAAATGACGCGACTGATTTGTGGGTGGATGCCTGAGTAGTTGTGTGTTTCGCTGGGAGACTCTTCCACCCATCACAGGTGCAAACatctccccctcctcccaTTTTAACGATAAACAACATCCCATCAATCCCATTTAcatctcttttcttcctctgtttctttctttctttccttctcgCTCACCTCAGACTCACCTTGCTGCCCTCTTTACGCTCATTAACGATCCACCACGCCCCCTATGTCCCTTGCTTGATACTCACTGCCTGCTTCTTGCACCTATAGTAATAACAGCAACTCACCTTACGTCGCTCATTCACTACCCAACTCTTCATCATGACCCAACCAGCTCTTCGCAGATCCAAATCCAACCTCCGCCAAAAGCTAGGTTTCGCAGCCATCGCCTCGAAACCCACCCATCTCTCACCTATCGCGTCACCAGCAGCCAAGAACCTCGCCTCGTCTACTTCCACCACGGTCTCTGCCATCTCACGCACAGACTCTCGGTCGGCATTTACTTTTGATTCCGCTACTCCCAGTCCTCTAACAAAACGAATGGATTTCGATACTGTATCGTATAATAGTGCGATGTCAGCGAGTCCGGGTGAGTACACTGAAGAAGATGACATTTCTGCTTCGACCCTTGTTTCTTCGGGAAATACCATtcagcaacaacaacaacaacaacaacaacaacaacaacaacaacaacaacaacaacaacaacagaTCCAACCATACCAACCGCCTACACATTTCCACTCTCCAGGAGAAGACGCCCTCCACCCGAACATTGCCAGTGTTACCTCTGGCACTGACGACATCTTCTCTCTCACCGACCAACAACTTTCTGATCGGTTCACATTCATCTCTGAAATAGGGTTCGGCAACTGGGGGAGCGTATGGTTATGCAAGCCAAAACATGTGCGGAGTGGCCAACTGTCAGAACCTGGAGCGGTTGTTAAGCTAGGGAAACAGGCGGCTGCTAGTGGAGGTAGCGGTGCGGGGGGTAAAGTTGCTATCAAGCTTGTTCACAGGAGTAAGACCGCAGTGGGTTCTATGTCGCCAAATGCCTAAAGAGTCTTGCCTGATAAGGAAAATCCATAGACTACCGCGGCGAGAGTCAGAGCGCTTTGGGGCGAGATGAAGATTATTCGAGCGCTTCGACATGAGCCTCATCCAAGCATCATCCAATTTGAATCATTTGTCATTACTCCAAGTTATGCCCTGTAAGtcgccttcttctgccCCTCCCGACGTACATTAAATCCAATCCAATTCGATTCAACCCCACGGCAGTGTTATCATGCCCCACCTCTCCCACCTCATCCCGGTCTGTCTCCCTCCCTCGCGCGCAACCCCATACTTTCGCCAACTGGCCTCTGCGGTGGGTTACTTGCACGAACGCGGTATCACACACAACGATATCAAACCCGCCAACGTCTTATTAAGCCATAATGATATCCCCGTCTTGGTCGATTTCGGTTTTGCCCAAAAATGGGATGTTAGTGCCAGAGGTAGTTTTTTAAGCTCGATTAGTTGGGGAACGCCAGAGTATCTTGACCCCCAGAGAGCAAAGGGTATGCCGCACGATGAGCGTGCTTCTGATGTCTGGTCTCTCGGCGTAAgttcttcttttttttcattCAAACCTCGGGATGAATTGGGCGCTGATAAACGGTGAATGGGGTGATGCAGATTACAATGTTTGAAATCCTCACGGGTCGAACACCCTTTGAAGCCGACGACCAAGAGCAATTTTCCACTCCCGAAGAACTCGTTATTTACTATGAACGTACTCGCAAAGGTCACTGGGTTGGCCAATGGTCCATCCCATCCGATATTGAAACGTTGTTGCGGCAGATGATCAACCCTGATCCGGCATACCGTATCAGTGCGATGGAAGCGTACCACCATCCGGCTTTGCAGCCCAACGCCCCTAACGTCATTATCACTCCGCAATTTGTCAGGGCTGCAGCAAGCTTTGATGTAGAGGAGGaacctcttcctccccctcccGCCCAGACTTATGTTGTCGCAGAGGATCATCACATCCAGGCCAAGGGTGATACGgcgaaggagaaggaaaagaaggagaaaggtAAATCCAAACGCAAGAACAAACGCTACCAAAGTGCGACATCCCATGgccctcctccttctcatcctcactTGCACGTCCGTGCTACGACTCCCGCTCTGGGCGAATCTATCAAACAGCACACGTCTGTCTCGAAACCCAAAAGGGACCGTAGTATTACTGACCTTGGTGGCTCTGGAGCATTATCTGGAATGAGCGATGGAAAGGAGAATGAGAATGAGCATATGGAAGTGAGTGCAGgggaggaaaaggaaaaagagaagaagcgGAGCAAGTTGGTGATTAGAAAGttgaggatggaagaggaggcgGATGACAAGGATGTATCAGGCGAGGACCCGACTCGTAAGTGGTGTTGGTTCTTTCTTCGAGACTTGGCTGCCAGCTTGATGCGCGAAAATGGTTATGAGCTGATGGGAGCTGTGTTTTTGTCTTTTTCAACGTAGCTACCAAGATGACGAAGCCCGCTCAGCCACTCCCGATTAAGGAATATTCATACATCCGTACGTGGCCCAATCCGACAGGACCTTCTTTTGAACTTGTGCTGATGAgtaattttttttttggtgATGATAGCCGACAAGAAGGTTGCGGCCCGTACTTCCAATTCGCAACTTACCAACCTCTCTCGACCCAATTCTGCCAATCCGGCGATtaccaccaccaccaatGACAATGACCGCAGAATCTCGATAGAGCTCTCCTCGAGAGCCACCATATCCAACCAGACATTCCAAGGAATCAAGGACAAACACACTTCTACCCTCTGCTCTGATGGTGCGCCAGAGAATAAGGAAGCTGCCGTCCTTCGTACTATGCGATCACTCGAGGGTACACGTAAACACTATACGGCTTCGCAGAAGGAAAAGGCGCAGGAAGCATTTGGAGCTATCAAGCGACCTGCTCCTGAACCGCCAGCCGTTGtagaaaaggaaagagagaaagaggtgGTGAGGCCGACAAGTCTCGATTCGGCACAAGCATTGGCTAATGACGGAAcggggaagaagaagaatggcGATGAAAGGAGGGGTTTGGGATTGGACAGAATTGGAGGCTTTAGCCTTGCGAGTGACAAGGAAACGATTGAcaaagaaaagaagattGAGAAATCCATGGCATCCCCTACCTCACCGCGTGAGTACACCTCCATTTACTCCTTCATCAGAAATATAAATTGACCGGCAACGATCTATTGGATCAAAAGCTCGAGCAAAATGTCCCAACACCTCGCACATGCCTACTCCGTCCCCACAAAAGACTAGACGTCAAGGTATTCGCCCACACGCCGAGATTGATGCTACCACTGGCAAAGTATTCCCCGCTTCGGATGATGAGTCGCCCTTGGCGGAGTTGAGGGAGAAAATCATTGTTTCGGACCAGGAAAAACTTGTAAGATTTAGACAAGTTTCTGGTAGTGCGACAGAGTCGGGACGTGGGAGTGAGGTTGTGGAGACTTTGAAAGAGTCGACTGCGCCTTTGCTCATCCAGGACGCCTATGCTCACACTCATCCTGACCGACCGACGCCGAGAGCCGCCACGCCGACGGAAACACACCAAGCCCAGTGCAGTAATGAGATCAAGTCTGCTCCCAAAGTTTCCAAGCGTGCATCTCAGTGCACAATCACTTCCCGTCCTGCCTCCACCTCTGGCTTATCACGTACAAAATCCCTTGAAGCCCTTGCTATGGATAACCGGTTGGACAAGATGGCATCCTGGATCAAGAATGTGGAAACCATCATTGAAGACGCGCGTAAAGCCGTTGCCGAAGGCCGTGAACCCGGTTTACCCATCCTATCCCTCCCAGCCGAACTCACCGTTGCTGATCCATCCACGAACAATAATGTTAGCCGAGTGACCGTCGTCCACCGCTTCGGTGTGACTCCAGATAAAGCTACCGCTATCCCCTCACACTTGCGCACAAGCTCTGTCCAGGTGGAGCCTGCTACTCCGCCCAAATGGATGGCATATGCAGAAgcagaagagaagattcAGGCTGCTAATGCATGGTTGGAAGAGCAGCAGCaggggaggaggaagaaggagagacCGACGGTGGGGCATGTTTTGAAGTTGTTTGGaggggaaaaggagaagatcGTGTCGAGATCTAGTACATGTAAGTCTTCGTTTCACTTTGAAAACGTATTTGTAGCTGACGATAATCATGTCTCGTCTTTTGTCTTATTATTTTATAGCCGATTCAAACCATCGCTTCGTACCGCTCAAGGCCCCAGCGCAAACTCTTCGTGGCgtcccttcttctcccgCTCTTCGTAGGACCATCTCTGGAGCCGACATTGATGTTTCACGGCACAGCAAGATGCCACACCGCAAATCCGAATCCAACCTCCGCAACTTTGGCACGATGCCTGTGATCCCTTCTCCCAGTTTTGTTGTTGGACCGCAATACGACCCTGATGCGGACGAGGATTATGACACTGCCAACAAAAACAGAACCCGATCCAACACTAATACCCATGCATACGCTTCCCCTCGTCGGGTTCGATATGAGGCTCTGCTCTCTGATGAACCCGGCGTGACGAGGCAAGGCGAAGGATGGACGAGCAGTAATATCAACATTCCATCGTATCAGCGAAAAGAAGTGAAACCTTCATCGTCAATGGCTTCCCTTCGCGAACGGGCTAGGGCATTGTTGGGGGATTCaagggagagggagagacATATCGTTAATCTCTCCAGAAAATCTGTCTCGAGCGCGGATGGTCATGCTCAAGGATCTGGGCAAGGAGCAGGCGCAAGAGAAAGTTTGAAAGTGGAAAGACGATCATCAAGGTTGACACtgagaggagagaagggTGCAAAGAGAAATACCGTTAACAACCTTGCCGCTAATAATAATTCCGAGCAGCCCGTCAGACCGAATACGCCCGCCGCGGAGAGCGTATTGGGTATGAAGAATGGCACGGCTGGTGGGGACAAAAAAATGAAGGGGTGGGTGAAGAGTTTGAGAGGTGCCATGGGAATGAGCAAGGCATAATTCTTTTCCATTATCCCCATACGTCTGCACGATGGAAACGACAGTTaatggaagatgatggtAATGAGCCAGAGTTGTTGATATTCTTTTTTAACACTATTGTTTCTATTGATTTTTTTCCTCATTGTGCCGATAGACTTTCTCATTCCTCCCTAAATTTTTGCAACCTTGGACCTTCAATACTTATACCTCACTTTATCTGATATACCTTTCCTAAGCATGCCACTCTTTAGCTGCCTCGCTCTTTTTCCCGCTTCTCTTTCTTCGTCGTTAGATATGCTTCACGTTTATTGGTGCTTACTTATGCAGAAACTTGATTCTCCTGCCGCAACATCTTGTACAAACAAGTTACATCATACATCTAATCGCACTACAGTAACGCATCAAGCGGTCCATTCTCTGGGAAATTTGTGTGTTCCATCATCAATATCATCAAACTCCGTTCAAAATGTCCAATTCCAAAAAATCCACCGAAAGCCCCAGCGAAAAGCCACCGCGGTCAAGGCTTTTCATATCCGATTCGGCTTCGGTCTGGGGAAACTTACactttcctcttccttggCATACACGGTCGCCTTGGTCGCCGATCGATGAACCGTAGTTCCCGACTGGCCTGCCGGTGCGACGTGACCGTCGGGAGTAGATTCGATACCTGTCGAATGCGCTTCAGGGAAATAGACGAGTGTTTCTTGGGGTTGGGAATTTGGTGCGGAGTGTGAATGGGAGGATGGGTGCGATTGTGAATGGGAGTACggtggaagatgatgcGTTGAAGACTGCCGTTCTGGAGGTTGAGTTTGAGGTTGAGGTTGTACCGGTACCTGCTGCGGTAAGAACGTCTCCGACGACGCAGCAGGCCGATAGCCATACCCATACGTTATATCCCGTTCACCCACAGCATGTATCGGTGGACCATTCGCGTCAACGTCGACATCGTACACGGACATTTCATTGGCGTTTTGGTACCTACGATGAAGTTCAAGGTATCAGTGTCAAATCATGTCCATTTTTGCTTTTTGCGTCCTGTTCTAGATGGGTAGAGGCTGGCGATAGGGGATGAGGACTATGGAACATACCTAACATCATAAGGGTTCTGATAACTCTGATATCTCTCCGCATCCGCACCGCCCCTGCCGCCAGGGACACCCAACCCTCCATACCCCactcttccctctctctcatcCCTTTCATCTCTGCTGTGCTCTCTCAAAATCGGATTCTGCgcttcatcctcctccctctccccaTGCCGACCCATCATGGGGACTATCCGATTCCATTGTTTATACCCTTCGCCCCCGttcccatccccatcaTACCCAAGCGACTGTACATTTCCGACCCGGCCTCCAGCGAAGCTATCAGATCGTGTAGTAGTAGTCAGTGTGATTGGATCAAGTACCAACCCCTGCGCAGCTGCTTCCATCCGCCGGCGTCGCCAGACGGTTAGACGAGCTTGTTGCATTTTGCGCCAAATGTACCATGCTGACCAGAGTGTGAGGACTATTGAAAGTGTGGTTAGTTCAACGAAAAGGGTGACGAAGGACGAGGAAAAGGGGCACGTACTAAATCCGAAAATGAGGACACCATGGGATATCCATTTTTCCTTTGTACTCTTTTGTTCAGAATCAAACATGACACCGAGGTAGACCACAATGAGCtaaaaggaaaagaaaaagagtACAACAAGAGCGTCAGTTGTTCCCCCGCTCAATTCCTCGTCTCTTGCTGATTTACTCACCTGCTTGGGTAACGAAAGGACAGCGGCGAGGGTGAATATCCAAATGTTCATACCGCAGGTAGCAAATACTGCCGTCGTGAAATGTCTATGTTCATCATTTAGCCTCCAACTCATCCAACCCTGACtcaagagaaagaggggGGGATAAGAAAATCGGCTTACCCAGGGATGGCACTCATTCTCGCTACAAAAATGATGAAAAACCCTCCCTCCCGAACCACATGTGCCAAACAAGCGTAATTGATATTATTCTTCTCATATTTTTCAGCAGTGGAGCGGAGACAGTACTTGAATGCGTAAAAGTTTCCAATTTCACCGATAAGGGTGCCGGCTGCGGTGATGCCGAAACCTATCCAGAGGCCCCAGACGGCTCCGACGAGGATTGCGACGATCTAGGGAGCTTGTGGTCAGTCGAGGTTCACTGAGAGCAATAAGGCATGCTTACCTCGTGGCCaaagagaggaggaaaggaaatGATGAAAAATACGACTGTGAAAGCGTCAGTTGAGTCGCACACGGAATGGAAGCACGGACCGATAGGAATGACCCATCCTGCTGTAAGGCTATATAGTGTCAGTCTCGAGTAATTTCACTTGACGCTCACTTTTTCATCCAGTTGGCAGCAGGTTTCATCCAGTTGACAATCTTGTCTCTAATCAGCCCAGACTCGTCCTTGCCAGCAGAGGAAGACTCACATCGTCATGGTAGACGGACATGAGAATGACCAGCACGCAGATCACCGCCAGGATGATATAGTAGTCTGTATGCGAGTCAGCGAGGGGTGTTTCCCGGGCAGCGTTCAGCAAGACGCACACCACCACTCTTTCCTTATCCAGAATCTCCAGCTCTTCAGCTCATCCCAATCAACCATTCCCCGCTTCATAAACTCTCTTTCCgcctcttcatcttcttttgTCCAACCTTCGGGATAGTCCCCCTCCTTGTTCGGCAATGCGAATCCGCTCCGGCCCCCGCCCCGCTCGGCATCTGATAGCAAGTGGTTTGAAGACACGGAGCCCGAGCCTGAGCCTGTGCGTGGCTTCACCGGCTGCTCATCTCGGCGGTGCATAGAGGGGGGGGCATACAGTTCAGAGGAAGGTTGGCGGATGGAGACGTGGTAGGCGGGAGGGTATGACAATGGCTGCTGCTCCATAGATGCTGCCGgtaggaaggaagggaaatGGCGGGGGAGGGAAGGTGGGAAAGACGGCGGGAGGGTACTAGGTGTATTCCAAGAGAAACTGGATGAAAGGAGGTGACGTGTGCTGTGCGGGTTGGATGGCTGGGCCGGTGGCAAAAAGGAGCTGGGAGGAAAAAGGGGGGGATGGAGGTGGGAAGAAAGAGTCGCGGCAGGAGAGTATGCACGATGAAACAACAACGACATCGCCTCCCACTGCACCCGCGCATGGAGATCGCCAAAACGCGTGTCGCGTAATTTCGTGCCTGGCGCCAGCGATAAAATGAGGGTTGTCAACTCGCAAGCCGCCTGGAACAAAATAACAGTAAGATCGACACAAGCCTGGAACCATTGACTTGAACCGGTGAATGAAATCACGTGACATTCAACCCGATCCCACAAACAATAGGGACGGACGGCTTATAGCGGGCAAATTGTCATGTTCAATCGTATAATCGGATATGGTTGTATCACCCCGTCCACCATACATCCCA
The sequence above is drawn from the Cryptococcus gattii WM276 chromosome N, complete sequence genome and encodes:
- a CDS encoding Cytoplasm protein, putative (Similar to SGTC gene model, XP_568566.1), with the translated sequence MEQQPLSYPPAYHVSIRQPSSELYAPPSMHRRDEQPVKPRTGSGSGSVSSNHLLSDAERGGGRSGFALPNKEGDYPEGWTKEDEEAEREFMKRGMVDWDELKSWRFWIRKEWWYYYIILAVICVLVILMSVYHDDIVNWMKPAANWMKNLTAGWVIPIVVFFIISFPPLFGHEIVAILVGAVWGLWIGFGITAAGTLIGEIGNFYAFKYCLRSTAEKYEKNNINYACLAHVVREGGFFIIFVARMSAIPGHFTTAVFATCGMNIWIFTLAAVLSLPKQLIVVYLGVMFDSEQKSTKEKWISHGVLIFGFILTLWSAWYIWRKMQQARLTVWRRRRMEAAAQGLVLDPITLTTTTRSDSFAGGRVGNVQSLGYDGDGNGGEGYKQWNRIVPMMGRHGEREEDEAQNPILREHSRDERDEREGRVGYGGLGVPGGRGGADAERYQSYQNPYDVRYQNANEMSVYDVDVDANGPPIHAVGERDITYGYGYRPAASSETFLPQQVPVQPQPQTQPPERQSSTHHLPPYSHSQSHPSSHSHSAPNSQPQETLVYFPEAHSTGIESTPDGHVAPAGQSGTTVHRSATKATVYAKEEESVSFPRPKPNRI
- a CDS encoding Ser/Thr kinase, putative (Similar to SGTC gene model, INSD accession EAL17210.1), encoding MTQPALRRSKSNLRQKLGFAAIASKPTHLSPIASPAAKNLASSTSTTVSAISRTDSRSAFTFDSATPSPLTKRMDFDTVSYNSAMSASPGEYTEEDDISASTLVSSGNTIQQQQQQQQQQQQQQQQQQQQQIQPYQPPTHFHSPGEDALHPNIASVTSGTDDIFSLTDQQLSDRFTFISEIGFGNWGSVWLCKPKHVRSGQLSEPGAVVKLGKQAAASGGSGAGGKVAIKLVHRSKTATTAARVRALWGEMKIIRALRHEPHPSIIQFESFVITPSYALVIMPHLSHLIPVCLPPSRATPYFRQLASAVGYLHERGITHNDIKPANVLLSHNDIPVLVDFGFAQKWDVSARGSFLSSISWGTPEYLDPQRAKGMPHDERASDVWSLGITMFEILTGRTPFEADDQEQFSTPEELVIYYERTRKGHWVGQWSIPSDIETLLRQMINPDPAYRISAMEAYHHPALQPNAPNVIITPQFVRAAASFDVEEEPLPPPPAQTYVVAEDHHIQAKGDTAKEKEKKEKGKSKRKNKRYQSATSHGPPPSHPHLHVRATTPALGESIKQHTSVSKPKRDRSITDLGGSGALSGMSDGKENENEHMEVSAGEEKEKEKKRSKLVIRKLRMEEEADDKDVSGEDPTPTKMTKPAQPLPIKEYSYIPDKKVAARTSNSQLTNLSRPNSANPAITTTTNDNDRRISIELSSRATISNQTFQGIKDKHTSTLCSDGAPENKEAAVLRTMRSLEGTRKHYTASQKEKAQEAFGAIKRPAPEPPAVVEKEREKEVVRPTSLDSAQALANDGTGKKKNGDERRGLGLDRIGGFSLASDKETIDKEKKIEKSMASPTSPPRAKCPNTSHMPTPSPQKTRRQGIRPHAEIDATTGKVFPASDDESPLAELREKIIVSDQEKLVRFRQVSGSATESGRGSEVVETLKESTAPLLIQDAYAHTHPDRPTPRAATPTETHQAQCSNEIKSAPKVSKRASQCTITSRPASTSGLSRTKSLEALAMDNRLDKMASWIKNVETIIEDARKAVAEGREPGLPILSLPAELTVADPSTNNNVSRVTVVHRFGVTPDKATAIPSHLRTSSVQVEPATPPKWMAYAEAEEKIQAANAWLEEQQQGRRKKERPTVGHVLKLFGGEKEKIVSRSSTSDSNHRFVPLKAPAQTLRGVPSSPALRRTISGADIDVSRHSKMPHRKSESNLRNFGTMPVIPSPSFVVGPQYDPDADEDYDTANKNRTRSNTNTHAYASPRRVRYEALLSDEPGVTRQGEGWTSSNINIPSYQRKEVKPSSSMASLRERARALLGDSRERERHIVNLSRKSVSSADGHAQGSGQGAGARESLKVERRSSRLTLRGEKGAKRNTVNNLAANNNSEQPVRPNTPAAESVLGMKNGTAGGDKKMKGWVKSLRGAMGMSKA